A region of Burkholderiales bacterium JOSHI_001 DNA encodes the following proteins:
- a CDS encoding putative sugar nucleotidyltransferase, translating to MTRAIILAAGKSLQLDGVSKALIRHPRDGRSILAHAVDAFAGKRITVVVGFRAIHIMQHFPQLHFVHNPDWALTNNAGSLGLALAELGTDEPCYVVSGDIFLDRTLVERLDTAAPDLALVSPREKRTLSAIHCVTDAEGQIRETYQGPVRSMAHPESVGLFKISSPALLRAWQRRCVEHANLFAGQLLPCADEAAPVQAEALQRGENFFEVNTPADYLQLIDESRAA from the coding sequence ATGACCCGGGCCATCATCCTGGCGGCGGGCAAGAGCCTGCAACTGGACGGCGTCAGCAAGGCGCTGATCCGCCACCCGCGCGACGGCCGCAGCATCCTGGCCCATGCGGTGGACGCCTTTGCCGGCAAGCGCATCACCGTGGTGGTGGGCTTTCGCGCCATCCACATCATGCAGCACTTCCCGCAGCTGCACTTCGTGCACAACCCCGACTGGGCGCTGACCAACAACGCCGGCAGCCTGGGTCTGGCCCTGGCCGAGCTGGGCACCGACGAGCCCTGCTACGTGGTGTCGGGCGACATCTTCCTGGACCGCACGCTGGTGGAACGCCTGGACACGGCCGCGCCCGACCTGGCCCTGGTGTCGCCGCGCGAGAAGCGCACCCTGTCGGCCATCCACTGCGTCACCGACGCCGAAGGCCAGATCCGCGAAACCTACCAGGGCCCGGTGCGCAGCATGGCGCACCCGGAGTCCGTCGGCCTGTTCAAGATCAGCAGCCCGGCACTGCTGCGCGCCTGGCAGCGCCGCTGCGTGGAGCACGCCAACCTGTTCGCCGGCCAGCTGCTGCCCTGCGCCGACGAGGCCGCCCCGGTGCAGGCTGAAGCGCTGCAGCGCGGCGAGAACTTCTTCGAGGTGAACACCCCGGCGGACTACCTGCAGCTGATCGACGAAAGCCGCGCCGCATGA
- a CDS encoding S-adenosylmethionine:tRNA ribosyltransferase-isomerase (PFAM: Queuosine biosynthesis protein~TIGRFAM: S-adenosylmethionine:tRNA ribosyltransferase-isomerase), with protein sequence MTRTYTLSDFDFELPPELVAQAPAAERSASRLLDGRGSLPGDRVFRDLPALLAPGDLLVFNDTRVIKARLFGEKPTGGVVEALVERVLPEHQVLAQLRASKSPKPGGTLRFANAFDADVLGREGVDGSLFRLRFPSDPLALLDAHGHVPLPPYITHADTPVDAQRYQTVFAAKPGAVAAPTASLHFDDAVLAALAARGVLNTRVTLHVGAGTFQPVRVENLAEHRMHSEYFEVNAEAVAAIAAARARGGRVVAAGTTALRALESAARGGTLQPQTGETDLFITPGYRFQAVDRLVTNFHLPRSTLLMLVSAFAGHAHVKALYHHAIEARYRFFSYGDAMLLDRAR encoded by the coding sequence ATGACCCGAACCTACACCCTGTCGGACTTCGATTTCGAACTGCCCCCGGAACTGGTCGCCCAGGCCCCGGCGGCTGAACGCAGCGCCTCGCGCCTGCTGGACGGCCGCGGCAGCCTGCCGGGGGACCGCGTGTTCCGCGACCTGCCCGCGCTGCTGGCCCCGGGCGACCTGCTGGTGTTCAATGACACCCGCGTCATCAAGGCCCGTCTGTTCGGCGAAAAGCCCACCGGCGGCGTGGTGGAAGCGCTGGTGGAACGCGTGCTGCCCGAGCACCAGGTGCTGGCCCAGCTGCGCGCCAGCAAGAGCCCCAAGCCCGGCGGCACGCTGCGCTTTGCCAATGCCTTCGACGCCGACGTGCTGGGCCGCGAAGGCGTGGATGGTTCGCTGTTCCGGCTGCGCTTCCCGTCCGACCCGCTGGCCCTGCTGGACGCCCACGGCCACGTGCCGCTGCCGCCCTACATCACCCACGCCGACACCCCGGTGGACGCGCAGCGCTACCAGACCGTGTTCGCCGCCAAGCCCGGCGCGGTGGCCGCGCCCACCGCGTCGCTGCACTTTGACGACGCCGTGCTGGCCGCGCTGGCCGCCCGCGGCGTGCTCAACACGCGGGTCACCCTGCACGTGGGCGCCGGCACCTTCCAGCCGGTGCGGGTGGAAAACCTGGCCGAACACCGCATGCACAGCGAATACTTCGAGGTCAATGCCGAGGCGGTGGCGGCCATCGCAGCGGCGCGCGCCCGGGGTGGCCGGGTGGTGGCCGCCGGCACCACGGCGCTGCGGGCGCTGGAATCGGCCGCGCGCGGCGGCACCCTGCAGCCCCAGACCGGCGAGACCGACCTGTTCATCACGCCCGGCTACCGCTTCCAGGCGGTGGACCGCCTGGTCACCAACTTCCACCTGCCGCGCAGCACCCTGCTGATGCTGGTGTCGGCCTTCGCCGGCCACGCGCATGTGAAGGCGCTGTACCACCACGCCATCGAGGCGCGCTACCGCTTCTTCAGCTACGGCGACGCCATGCTGCTGGACCGCGCGCGGTGA
- a CDS encoding signal transduction histidine kinase (PFAM: Histidine kinase-, DNA gyrase B-, and HSP90-like ATPase; His Kinase A (phosphoacceptor) domain), whose product MTGAVPARPALRRALLPLVCLLVVGLAVWWAQRLTHDAAHWPGLALVQAQALALPRGHALPEQPPAADDPRWAPVSLPDNWKQTRPDGAAAVWYRIALQPQGLASPAVLIPRLATQGQVFLNGTRLWDGRGTRPDLTRTWNEPLLLLLPAALLHEQGNELQVQVAGPPRYRAGLSQVQLGSWAELQPAARLRTRWQHDGALVSAALSTLAGLLTLLAWARSRASRGNRPLLFFAGATLFWGLRNSNLFLDELPIAIDTWGALVHLGHTGFNTLFGLFVLRFTRQHWPRFELLLWLYGAANVLLLGAGMIVSVEQALRFTALPAVALHVLLLALLLRHGWREATLEAALIAATALTFFVLSLRDTALLANQLPYEAYYLSHYTGLLMLVAMTWGLVSRLGLALQQSTELAATLEKRVDERTRQLQEANEAKSRFLAAASHDLRQPVVTLGLVSGLLRDSLQPGPTATAVPPDPAAPGALRLAGQLHDAAVSLDRLVHGLLDVSRLDLGAAVLRQPVALDALFQVELGLEGEAARARGIGLRVHPGAPVVHSDPVLLAQILRNLVSNALRATVRGGVLLAARRRADGSVWLQVWDSGRGIAPEEQQRIFEEFVRLGPDAQGPGLGLGLGLAIVRRAAAALGASLQLTSVPGRGSRFTLVIPPPGRAGG is encoded by the coding sequence GTGACCGGCGCGGTGCCGGCCCGGCCCGCGCTGCGGCGCGCGCTGCTGCCGTTGGTGTGCCTGCTGGTGGTGGGGCTAGCGGTGTGGTGGGCGCAGCGCCTGACCCACGATGCCGCGCACTGGCCCGGGTTGGCGCTCGTCCAGGCGCAGGCCCTGGCGCTGCCGCGGGGCCACGCCCTGCCTGAGCAGCCACCGGCCGCGGACGACCCGCGCTGGGCGCCCGTCAGCCTGCCCGACAACTGGAAGCAGACCCGCCCCGACGGCGCGGCGGCCGTGTGGTACCGCATCGCCCTGCAGCCGCAGGGCCTGGCGTCCCCGGCGGTCTTGATCCCCCGCCTGGCCACCCAGGGCCAGGTGTTCCTGAACGGCACCCGGCTGTGGGACGGCCGCGGCACCCGGCCCGACCTCACCCGCACCTGGAACGAGCCGCTGCTGCTGCTGCTGCCGGCCGCGCTGCTGCACGAGCAGGGCAATGAACTGCAGGTGCAGGTGGCCGGCCCGCCGCGCTACCGCGCCGGGCTGTCCCAGGTGCAACTGGGCAGCTGGGCTGAGCTGCAACCGGCGGCGCGCTTGCGCACGCGCTGGCAGCACGACGGCGCGCTGGTCTCGGCCGCGCTGTCCACCCTGGCCGGGCTGCTGACGCTGCTGGCCTGGGCCCGCAGCCGGGCCAGCCGGGGCAACCGGCCGCTGCTGTTCTTTGCCGGCGCCACGCTGTTCTGGGGCCTGCGCAACAGCAACCTGTTCCTGGACGAGTTGCCCATCGCCATCGACACCTGGGGCGCCCTGGTGCACCTGGGCCACACCGGCTTCAACACCCTGTTCGGCCTGTTCGTCTTGCGCTTCACGCGCCAGCACTGGCCGCGTTTCGAGCTGCTGCTGTGGCTGTACGGGGCGGCCAATGTGCTGCTGCTGGGCGCGGGGATGATCGTCAGCGTGGAGCAGGCGCTGCGCTTCACCGCCTTGCCCGCGGTGGCCCTGCATGTGCTGTTGCTGGCCCTGCTGCTGCGCCACGGCTGGCGCGAGGCCACGCTGGAGGCGGCGTTGATCGCCGCCACCGCACTCACCTTCTTCGTGCTGTCGCTGCGCGACACCGCGCTGCTGGCCAACCAGCTGCCTTACGAGGCCTATTACCTGTCGCACTACACCGGGCTGCTGATGCTGGTGGCCATGACCTGGGGCCTGGTCAGCCGCCTGGGGCTGGCGCTGCAGCAGTCCACCGAGCTGGCCGCCACGCTGGAAAAGCGCGTGGACGAACGCACCCGCCAGTTGCAGGAGGCCAACGAAGCCAAGAGCCGCTTCCTGGCCGCTGCCAGCCACGACCTGCGCCAGCCGGTGGTGACCCTGGGCCTGGTGTCCGGCCTGTTGCGTGACAGCCTGCAGCCCGGCCCGACGGCCACTGCTGTGCCGCCCGACCCGGCGGCCCCCGGCGCCCTGCGCCTGGCCGGCCAGTTGCACGACGCGGCCGTGTCGCTGGACCGCTTGGTGCATGGGCTGCTGGACGTGTCGCGGCTGGACCTGGGCGCGGCGGTGCTGCGCCAGCCCGTGGCGCTGGACGCGCTGTTCCAGGTGGAGCTGGGCCTGGAAGGCGAGGCCGCGCGGGCCCGGGGCATCGGGCTGCGCGTTCACCCTGGCGCGCCGGTGGTGCACAGCGACCCGGTGCTGCTGGCGCAGATCCTGCGCAACCTGGTCAGCAATGCGCTGCGCGCCACGGTGCGCGGTGGCGTGCTGCTGGCGGCGCGCCGGCGTGCCGACGGCAGCGTGTGGCTGCAGGTGTGGGACAGCGGGCGCGGCATCGCGCCGGAAGAACAGCAGCGCATCTTTGAAGAGTTCGTGCGCCTGGGGCCGGACGCGCAGGGGCCCGGGCTGGGCCTGGGGCTGGGGCTGGCCATCGTGCGCCGTGCCGCTGCCGCCCTGGGCGCCAGCCTGCAGCTGACATCGGTGCCCGGGCGGGGCAGCCGCTTCACGCTGGTCATCCCGCCGCCGGGCCGCGCCGGCGGCTGA
- a CDS encoding cytochrome c551/c552 (PFAM: Cytochrome c) translates to MNTLLTRSVALLMLAAGPVLAADKPANEPMLKLASTSGCMTCHQVEPGGKGPDGLAPIGPAWKDVSAKYKGQKGAAKALTHTVLTGSNPYESHWKGKVSGLAMPPNAVAIKEQDAKRLVDWILSL, encoded by the coding sequence ATGAACACCCTGCTCACCCGCAGCGTGGCCCTGCTGATGCTGGCCGCCGGGCCGGTGCTGGCTGCCGACAAGCCTGCCAATGAACCCATGCTGAAGCTGGCCAGCACCAGCGGCTGCATGACCTGCCACCAGGTGGAGCCCGGCGGCAAGGGCCCGGACGGCCTGGCGCCCATCGGCCCGGCCTGGAAGGACGTGTCCGCCAAGTACAAGGGCCAGAAGGGCGCCGCCAAGGCCCTGACCCACACCGTGCTCACCGGCTCCAACCCCTACGAGAGCCACTGGAAGGGCAAGGTCTCCGGCCTGGCCATGCCGCCCAACGCGGTGGCCATCAAGGAGCAGGACGCCAAGCGCCTGGTGGACTGGATCCTGTCTCTGTAA
- a CDS encoding ATP-dependent DNA helicase RecG (PFAM: Helicase conserved C-terminal domain; DEAD/DEAH box helicase~TIGRFAM: ATP-dependent DNA helicase RecG), with translation MPGPSPAKTGAEPDAQPPPRPEKSAPQRAMERLGLLRDIDLALHLPLRYEDETAITPLRQALEGDTVQVEGTVRRAEVQVRPRRQFVAHLEDAAGDELVLRFIHFYPSHQKALAPGTRLRVRGELRGGFLGREMVHPTFKPADSPLAERLTPVYPASAALPQAYLRKAIASALRRAPLDEVLPPGVVPHALPTLRAALNLLHQPPPELPLPALEDHSHPAWQRLKFEELLAQQLSQLAAQRERALLQAPPLAAQRSGLHEKLLAALPFTLTGAQQRVCEEIAADLGRRQPMHRLLQGDVGSGKTVVAALAAALAMDSGWQCALMAPTEILAEQHFRKLVQWLAPLGIDVAWLTGSRKGKARTRMVERVASGQAALVVGTHAVIQGDVHFAKLGLAIIDEQHRFGVAQRLELRRKLASQRLEPHLLMMSATPIPRTLAMTYFADLDVSTIDELPPGRTPVLTKVFADNRRDEVIARIRDELAQGRQVYWVCPLIDESDELDLQAATETHATLSQTLTGHTVGLLHGRLPSAEKAAVMAQFTQGQMGLLVATTVIEVGVDVPNASLMVIEHAERFGLAQLHQLRGRVGRGAAASVCVLLYSGPLSPTAKDRLRAMAQTHDGFEIARRDLEIRGPGEFMGARQSGDALLRFADLAEDAPLLMQARQAAPALLDRHPAAARAHVDRWLGAKAEFLKA, from the coding sequence ATGCCCGGCCCCTCCCCCGCGAAGACCGGCGCCGAGCCCGACGCCCAGCCCCCGCCCCGGCCCGAAAAATCCGCCCCGCAGCGCGCGATGGAGCGGCTGGGGCTGTTGCGTGACATCGACCTGGCGCTGCACCTGCCGCTGCGCTACGAGGACGAAACCGCCATCACCCCGCTGCGCCAGGCCCTGGAGGGCGACACCGTGCAGGTGGAAGGCACGGTGCGCCGCGCTGAAGTGCAAGTGCGCCCGCGCCGGCAGTTCGTGGCCCACCTGGAAGACGCTGCGGGCGACGAGCTGGTGCTGCGCTTCATCCATTTCTACCCCTCGCACCAGAAGGCGCTGGCGCCGGGCACGCGGCTGCGGGTGCGCGGTGAACTGCGCGGCGGCTTCCTGGGCCGCGAGATGGTGCACCCGACCTTCAAGCCCGCCGACAGCCCGCTGGCCGAGCGCCTGACCCCCGTGTACCCGGCCAGCGCAGCACTGCCCCAGGCCTACCTGCGCAAGGCGATCGCGTCGGCGCTGCGCCGGGCGCCGCTGGACGAGGTGCTGCCCCCCGGGGTGGTGCCCCACGCCCTGCCGACGCTGCGCGCGGCGCTGAACCTGTTGCACCAGCCGCCGCCCGAGCTGCCGCTGCCCGCGCTGGAAGACCACAGCCACCCGGCCTGGCAGCGGCTGAAATTTGAAGAGCTGCTGGCGCAGCAACTGTCGCAACTGGCGGCGCAACGCGAACGTGCGCTGCTGCAGGCCCCGCCGCTGGCGGCGCAGCGCAGCGGCCTGCATGAAAAGCTGCTGGCCGCGCTGCCCTTCACCCTGACCGGTGCGCAGCAGCGCGTGTGCGAAGAAATTGCCGCCGACCTGGGCCGGCGACAACCCATGCACCGGCTGCTGCAGGGCGATGTGGGCTCCGGCAAGACCGTGGTGGCCGCACTCGCCGCCGCGCTGGCCATGGACAGCGGCTGGCAGTGCGCGCTGATGGCGCCCACGGAAATACTGGCCGAGCAGCATTTCCGCAAGCTGGTGCAGTGGCTGGCGCCGCTGGGCATCGACGTGGCCTGGCTCACCGGCAGCCGCAAGGGCAAGGCCCGCACCCGGATGGTGGAACGCGTGGCCAGCGGCCAGGCCGCCCTGGTGGTGGGCACGCACGCGGTGATCCAGGGCGACGTGCACTTCGCGAAGCTGGGCCTGGCCATCATCGACGAGCAGCACCGCTTCGGCGTGGCACAGCGGCTGGAATTGCGCAGGAAACTGGCGTCACAGCGGCTGGAGCCGCATCTGCTGATGATGAGCGCCACGCCCATCCCGCGCACCCTGGCGATGACCTACTTCGCGGACCTGGACGTCAGCACCATCGACGAGCTGCCGCCCGGGCGCACGCCGGTGCTGACCAAGGTGTTCGCCGACAACCGCCGCGACGAGGTCATCGCCCGCATCCGCGACGAGCTGGCCCAGGGCCGGCAGGTGTACTGGGTGTGCCCCTTGATCGATGAAAGCGACGAGCTGGACCTGCAGGCCGCCACCGAAACCCACGCCACGCTGAGCCAGACCCTGACCGGCCACACGGTCGGCCTGTTGCACGGGCGTTTGCCCTCGGCCGAGAAGGCCGCCGTGATGGCGCAGTTCACCCAAGGCCAGATGGGGCTGCTGGTGGCCACCACGGTGATCGAGGTGGGCGTGGACGTGCCCAATGCCAGCCTGATGGTGATCGAGCACGCCGAACGCTTCGGCCTGGCGCAGTTGCACCAGCTGCGCGGCCGCGTGGGCCGCGGCGCGGCGGCCAGTGTGTGCGTGCTGCTGTACAGCGGGCCGCTGTCGCCCACCGCCAAGGACCGGCTGCGCGCCATGGCGCAAACCCACGATGGCTTCGAGATTGCACGGCGCGACCTGGAAATTCGCGGCCCGGGTGAGTTCATGGGCGCACGGCAAAGCGGCGACGCGCTGCTGCGCTTTGCGGACCTGGCCGAAGACGCGCCGCTGCTGATGCAGGCCCGCCAGGCCGCGCCCGCGCTGCTGGACCGCCACCCCGCCGCGGCCCGCGCCCATGTGGACCGCTGGCTGGGCGCGAAGGCGGAGTTCCTGAAGGCCTGA
- a CDS encoding Zn-dependent hydrolase, glyoxylase (PFAM: Metallo-beta-lactamase superfamily~manually curated), with amino-acid sequence MALAALCLAAAAAQAAAPQVKGQAPGWYRMPLGDFEVTALNDGTVGLPVDKLLTNTRPGQVQRALMKAYLGIPLETSVNGYLVNTGSKLVLVDTGAAGLFGPTLGNLVANLKASGYQPEQVDEVYITHMHPDHVGGLMAGTQAAFPNAVVRAHQKEGDFWLSPQTLAQAPEADKGFVQGAQASMKAYVDGGRYKPFDGQTELIPGVTAVPAIGHTPGHSIYVVESKGQKLVLWGDLMHVAAVQFADPSVTIKFDADSKAAAPQRKKAYADAAKKGYYVGVAHVAFPGIGRLRADGKGYTWVPANYSGNK; translated from the coding sequence TTGGCCCTTGCCGCTCTCTGTCTGGCCGCCGCAGCGGCCCAGGCCGCTGCACCTCAGGTCAAGGGTCAGGCGCCTGGTTGGTACCGCATGCCGCTGGGCGATTTCGAGGTCACCGCGCTGAACGACGGCACCGTGGGCCTGCCGGTGGACAAGCTGCTGACCAACACCCGGCCCGGCCAGGTGCAGCGCGCGCTGATGAAGGCCTACCTGGGCATTCCGCTGGAAACCTCGGTGAACGGCTACCTCGTCAACACCGGGTCCAAGCTGGTGCTGGTGGACACCGGCGCGGCCGGGCTGTTCGGCCCCACCCTGGGCAACCTGGTGGCGAACCTGAAGGCCAGCGGCTACCAGCCCGAGCAGGTGGACGAGGTCTACATCACCCACATGCACCCCGACCACGTGGGCGGCCTGATGGCCGGCACCCAGGCGGCCTTCCCGAACGCGGTGGTGCGCGCGCACCAGAAGGAAGGTGACTTCTGGCTGAGCCCGCAAACCCTGGCCCAGGCCCCCGAGGCCGACAAGGGCTTCGTGCAGGGCGCCCAGGCGTCGATGAAGGCCTATGTGGACGGCGGCAGGTACAAGCCCTTTGACGGGCAGACCGAACTCATCCCTGGCGTCACCGCGGTACCGGCCATCGGCCACACCCCGGGCCACAGCATCTACGTGGTGGAAAGCAAGGGCCAGAAGCTGGTGCTGTGGGGCGACCTGATGCATGTGGCCGCGGTGCAGTTCGCCGACCCGTCGGTGACGATCAAGTTCGATGCCGACAGCAAGGCCGCCGCGCCCCAGCGCAAGAAGGCCTATGCCGACGCGGCGAAGAAGGGCTACTACGTGGGCGTGGCCCATGTGGCCTTCCCCGGCATCGGCCGCCTGCGCGCCGACGGCAAGGGCTACACCTGGGTGCCGGCGAACTACTCGGGCAACAAGTAG
- a CDS encoding Nucleoside-diphosphate-sugar pyrophosphorylase family protein (PFAM: Nucleotidyl transferase) — MPHRLSPPAPAAVPRGVVLLAAGSGQRMRPLTEHCPKALLPVGDTTVIDLMIDAVKARTAGEIVVVTGFAAEELHTHLAIRHGARVRSAHNPRWAEDVNIASVATGVAALQHPERGHLVVETDLLLDDAAWDQLFGTLAHSDDSFWVCRGRYGPALTGGVVHAGAEGRIDVVDYRPVHDPACDGWPKMLGLLAVGPNEVAADRALRDAALRETLRQYYLMPWKHGIAQLPARVLALEAGFAATFNTPDDFRAACQAFLARAATPA; from the coding sequence ATGCCCCACCGCCTTTCGCCCCCCGCGCCTGCCGCCGTGCCGCGCGGCGTGGTGCTGCTGGCCGCCGGCAGCGGCCAACGCATGCGCCCGCTCACCGAGCACTGCCCCAAGGCCCTGCTGCCGGTGGGCGACACCACGGTCATCGACCTGATGATCGACGCGGTGAAGGCCCGCACCGCGGGCGAGATCGTGGTCGTCACCGGCTTCGCGGCCGAGGAACTGCACACCCACCTGGCCATCCGCCATGGCGCGCGCGTGCGCAGCGCGCACAACCCGCGTTGGGCTGAAGACGTGAACATCGCGTCGGTGGCCACCGGCGTGGCCGCCCTGCAGCACCCCGAACGCGGCCACCTGGTGGTGGAAACCGACCTGCTGCTGGACGACGCGGCCTGGGACCAGCTGTTCGGCACCCTGGCGCACAGCGACGACTCCTTCTGGGTCTGCCGCGGCCGCTACGGCCCGGCCCTGACCGGCGGCGTGGTGCATGCCGGCGCCGAAGGCCGCATCGACGTGGTGGACTACCGCCCAGTGCACGACCCCGCGTGTGACGGCTGGCCCAAGATGCTGGGCCTGCTGGCGGTGGGCCCGAACGAGGTGGCCGCCGACCGCGCGCTGCGCGACGCCGCCCTCCGCGAGACCCTGCGCCAGTACTACCTGATGCCCTGGAAACACGGCATCGCCCAGCTGCCCGCCCGGGTGCTGGCGCTGGAGGCCGGCTTCGCCGCCACCTTCAACACCCCCGACGACTTCCGCGCCGCCTGCCAGGCCTTCCTGGCCCGCGCCGCCACCCCTGCCTGA
- a CDS encoding response regulator containing a CheY-like receiver domain and an HTH DNA-binding domain (PFAM: Response regulator receiver domain; Bacterial regulatory proteins, luxR family) — translation MRLAPERMSVLLVDDHPLFCDALAMLCERHWPGMRVRSCGTLAQALVAVHAAQPSLLLLDLGLPDAQGLDALRQLRLASPDTPLVVLSADERTQTVTAAIEAGAAGFIAKTANATQMCGSLQTVLDGGVCVPAGCLGDVHAAAAQRHAGADAGGWPHAQDHELSARQVDVLRLLVQGKPNKAISRELALSESTVKTHVAAVFRKLGVSNRTQAVLAAARLGLRLNRT, via the coding sequence ATGCGCCTGGCCCCGGAACGGATGTCGGTCTTGCTGGTGGACGACCACCCGCTGTTCTGCGACGCCCTGGCAATGCTGTGTGAGCGCCACTGGCCCGGCATGCGGGTGCGTTCCTGCGGCACCCTGGCCCAGGCGCTGGTCGCGGTGCACGCGGCCCAGCCCTCGCTGCTGCTGCTGGACCTGGGCCTGCCCGACGCCCAGGGGCTGGATGCCCTGCGCCAGCTGCGCCTGGCCAGCCCCGACACGCCGCTGGTGGTGCTGTCGGCCGACGAACGCACCCAGACCGTCACCGCGGCCATCGAGGCCGGCGCCGCCGGCTTCATCGCCAAGACGGCCAATGCCACCCAGATGTGCGGCAGCCTGCAGACCGTGCTGGACGGCGGCGTGTGCGTGCCCGCCGGCTGCCTGGGCGACGTGCACGCGGCGGCGGCCCAGCGCCATGCCGGGGCCGATGCCGGCGGGTGGCCCCACGCGCAGGACCACGAGCTGTCGGCGCGCCAGGTGGACGTGCTGAGGCTGCTGGTGCAGGGCAAGCCGAACAAGGCCATCTCGCGCGAGCTGGCGCTGTCGGAATCCACCGTCAAGACGCACGTGGCGGCCGTGTTCCGCAAGCTGGGCGTGAGCAACCGCACCCAGGCGGTGCTGGCCGCGGCGCGGCTGGGGCTGCGCCTGAACCGGACCTGA
- a CDS encoding ParB-like nuclease (PFAM: ParB-like nuclease domain): protein MNAHVERVPVDRLRHIEGFSKKRVDWLADKILAEGVWTKPVALDADHNLVLDGQHRMETAKRLGLKWVPAVRYDYAALEVWSLRPEKHQFDWKRVTERALAGEPYPYKTVKHRFPDGGLPEIAVPLAELKA from the coding sequence ATGAACGCCCATGTCGAACGCGTGCCCGTGGACCGCCTGCGCCACATCGAAGGCTTCAGCAAGAAGCGCGTGGACTGGCTGGCCGACAAGATCCTGGCCGAAGGCGTGTGGACCAAGCCGGTGGCGCTGGACGCCGACCACAACCTGGTGCTGGACGGCCAGCACCGCATGGAAACCGCCAAGCGCCTGGGCCTGAAGTGGGTGCCGGCGGTGCGCTACGACTACGCCGCCCTCGAGGTGTGGAGCCTGCGCCCCGAAAAGCACCAGTTCGACTGGAAGCGCGTGACAGAACGCGCCCTGGCCGGCGAGCCCTACCCCTACAAGACCGTGAAGCACCGCTTTCCCGACGGCGGCCTGCCCGAGATCGCCGTACCCCTGGCGGAGCTGAAGGCATGA
- a CDS encoding hypothetical protein (PFAM: Uncharacterized ACR (DUF711)): MIRSITIGVPVFSAAPAELATRLAAFRKQAQALTDAAGLVPRTLRLTLPPPTLDAEASPGMLRSVVDSTHALAEAAGARWFCLPLNLFEPRGRAALLEEAQALVLRDPALFLNLMVADATTIGMDAAEAAARFVLKLSRRSANGIDNFRVGLSAACPAGLPFFPFSRHEGEQLAFSIAMETTPVALELARAARREGWALSQFQDRLIAAFARDMARIDTLGRELAAATGFDYRGLDGSLAPFPDGETSVAKVVELLGPSPVGAHGSVFITSVLTEAIKTGAARAGARTVGFNGVMYSVLEDNGLTDANNLRSLSLEKLALLSTVCGCGIDMVPVPGTMFAEDLTGLVLDIATLAVRLKKPLGVRVLPVPNKAVNEYTELNLDFLCDSRVMDPGISASKPMLRDALWRYAAERT; this comes from the coding sequence ATGATCCGCAGCATCACCATCGGCGTGCCTGTGTTCAGCGCCGCGCCGGCCGAACTGGCCACGCGGCTGGCGGCCTTTCGCAAGCAGGCCCAGGCGCTGACCGACGCCGCCGGCCTGGTGCCGCGCACCCTGCGCCTGACCCTGCCACCGCCCACGCTGGACGCCGAGGCCTCACCCGGCATGCTGCGCTCGGTGGTGGACAGCACCCATGCCCTGGCCGAAGCCGCCGGCGCGCGCTGGTTCTGCCTGCCGCTGAACCTGTTCGAACCGCGCGGGCGCGCTGCCCTGCTGGAAGAAGCCCAGGCCCTGGTGCTGCGCGATCCGGCGCTGTTCCTGAACCTGATGGTGGCCGATGCCACCACCATCGGCATGGACGCCGCCGAAGCCGCCGCGCGCTTCGTGCTGAAGCTGTCGCGGCGCAGCGCCAACGGCATTGACAACTTCCGCGTCGGCCTGTCGGCCGCCTGCCCGGCGGGCCTGCCCTTCTTTCCGTTTTCACGCCACGAAGGCGAACAACTCGCCTTCTCCATCGCGATGGAAACCACGCCGGTGGCGCTGGAGCTGGCGCGCGCGGCGCGGCGCGAAGGCTGGGCGCTGTCGCAGTTCCAGGACCGGCTGATTGCCGCCTTCGCGCGCGACATGGCCCGTATCGACACCCTCGGCCGCGAACTGGCCGCCGCCACTGGCTTCGACTACCGCGGGCTGGACGGCTCGCTGGCGCCCTTCCCCGATGGCGAAACCTCGGTGGCCAAGGTGGTGGAACTGCTGGGCCCGTCGCCGGTGGGCGCGCACGGCAGCGTGTTCATCACCAGCGTGCTGACCGAGGCCATCAAGACCGGCGCCGCGCGCGCCGGGGCGCGCACCGTGGGTTTCAACGGCGTGATGTATTCGGTGCTGGAAGACAACGGCCTGACCGACGCCAACAACCTGCGCTCGCTCAGCCTGGAGAAGCTGGCGCTGCTGTCCACCGTGTGCGGCTGCGGCATCGACATGGTGCCGGTGCCCGGCACCATGTTCGCCGAAGACCTGACCGGCCTGGTGCTGGACATCGCCACCCTGGCCGTGCGGCTGAAAAAGCCCCTGGGCGTGCGCGTGCTGCCGGTGCCCAACAAGGCGGTGAACGAATACACCGAACTCAATCTCGACTTCCTGTGCGACAGCCGCGTGATGGACCCTGGCATCAGCGCCAGCAAGCCGATGCTGCGCGACGCGCTGTGGCGCTACGCCGCCGAACGCACCTGA